A genomic window from Vitis riparia cultivar Riparia Gloire de Montpellier isolate 1030 chromosome 16, EGFV_Vit.rip_1.0, whole genome shotgun sequence includes:
- the LOC117933059 gene encoding metal-nicotianamine transporter YSL3: MVRVNGEESKEIDGVELEQPQDAQEELRRIPPWTKQITIRGIIASVVIGIIYSVIVTKLNLTTGLVPNLNVSAALLAFVFIGTWTKLLQKAGFVSTPFTRQENTVIQTCAVACYSIAVGGGFGSYLLALNRRTYEQAGVDTEGNTPGSHKEPGVGWMTGFLFATCFVGLLALVPLRKIMIIDYKLTYPSGTATAVLINGFHTPHGDKIAKKQVHGFAKCFSFSFFWAFFQWFYSGGDKCGFVQFPTFGLQAWSQTFYFDFSMTYIGAGMICSYLVNLSLLFGAVLSWGLMWPLMRHKKGNWYPATLSQSSMKGLNGYKVFISIALILGDGLYNFVKILLFTGTSIIKRLNNRGSNAISDENKNQAMGDLQRNEVFIREGIPIWLACTGYITFSIISIIVIPLMFPELKWYYVVVAYTLAPSLGFCNAYGAGLTDMNMAYNYGKVALFVLAALAGKDSGVVAGLVGCGLIKSIVSISSDLMHDFKTGHLTLTSPRSMLLSQAIGTAIGCVVAPLTFFLFYKAFDVGNPDGEYKAPYAIIYRNMAILGVEGFSALPHHCLQLCCGFFVFAIAANLVRDLSPSKIGKWIPLPMAMAVPFLVGAYFAIDMCMGSLVVFVWHKLNSKKASVMVPAVASGLICGDGLWILPSSILALAKINPPICMSFLAT; the protein is encoded by the exons ATGGTGAGAGTGAACGGGGAAGAATCGAAGGAGATCGACGGAGTGGAACTGGAACAGCCTCAAGATGCGCAAGAGGAGCTGAGGAGAATTCCTCCATGGACGAAGCAGATCACCATACGGGGAATCATCGCCAGCGTAGTTATTGGAATAATCTACAGCGTGATAGTGACGAAGCTCAATCTCACAACTGGGCTCGTCCCAAATCTCAATGTTTCAGCAGCTCTGCTCGCCTTCGTCTTCATTGGGACATGGACAAAGTTGCTTCAGAAAGCAGGATTCGTCTCCACTCCTTTTACTCGACAGGAGAATACCGTCATTCAGACTTGTGCAGTCGCCTGTTACAGCATTGCTGTCGGAG GCGGCTTCGGGTCTTATCTGTTGGCGTTGAACAGGAGGACATATGAGCAAGCAGGTGTTGATACAGAAGGGAATACTCCAGGGAGCCATAAGGAACCCGGGGTTGGCTGGATGACTGGCTTCCTTTTTGCCACCTGCTTCGTCGGGCTGCTGGCCTTGGTGCCTCTGAGAAAG ATCATGATAATAGACTATAAACTAACTTATCCAAGTGGAACTGCAACGGCAGTTCTCATCAATGGATTCCACACTCCTCACGGAGACAAGATTGCCAA GAAGCAGGTTCATGGGTTCGCAAAGTGTTTCTCCTTCAGTTTCTTCTGGGCTTTCTTCCAATGGTTCTATTCTGGTGGAGACAAATGCGGGTTCGTTCAATTCCCGACGTTTGGACTGCAAGCTTGGAGTCAAAC ATTTTACTTCGATTTCAGTATGACTTACATTGGAGCAGGAATGATCTGCTCCTATCTTGTGAACTTGTCTTTACTCTTTGGCGCTGTGCTGTCTTGGGGATTAATGTGGCCATTGATGCGCCATAAGAAAGGAAATTGGTATCCTGCAACTCTATCACAAAGTAGTATGAAGGGCTTAAATGGCTACAAG GTTTTTATTTCGATCGCCCTCATCCTAGGAGACGGGCTCTACAATTTTGTCAAGATACTGCTTTTCACAGGCACAAGCATCATTAAAAGATTGAATAACAGGGGCTCAAATGCAA TTTCTGATGAGAATAAGAATCAGGCCATGGGTGATCTTCAAAGAAATGAAGTGTTCATAAGAGAGGGTATTCCCATATGGTTGGCATGTACAGGATACATCACCTTCTCCATCATCTCCATCATTGTGATCCCCCTCATGTTCCCTGAGCTGAAATGGTACTATGTGGTTGTTGCCTACACTCTTGCTCCCTCTCTTGGCTTCTGCAATGCTTATGGTGCAGGCCTAACCGACATGAACATGGCGTATAATTATGGAAAAGTAGCCCTGTTTGTTCTTGCTGCCTTGGCAGGGAAGGATTCAGGTGTCGTTGCAGGGCTAGTTGGCTGTGGCCTGATTAAGTCCATTGTTTCCATATCTTCTGATTTGATGCATGATTTCAAGACTGGCCATCTCACTCTCACTTCCCCTCGATCAATGCTCCTTAGCCAGGCCATTGGGACAGCAATAGGCTGTGTGGTGGCTCCTCTCACATTCTTCCTCTTCTACAAGGCCTTTGATGTGGGGAACCCAGATGGAGAATACAAAGCCCCTTATGCTATCATTTACAGGAACATGGCAATTCTAGGAGTTGAAGGCTTCTCAGCCCTTCCCCACCACTGCCTCCAGCTCTGTTGCGGCTTTTTCGTCTTTGCCATAGCAGCCAACTTGGTGAGAGACCTTTCCCCATCAAAGATTGGAAAATGGATTCCTCTCCCAATGGCCATGGCTGTGCCTTTCCTTGTTGGTGCCTACTTTGCTATAGATATGTGCATGGGGAGTTTGGTTGTTTTTGTGTGGCACAAGCTCAACAGCAAGAAGGCGAGTGTGATGGTTCCTGCAGTCGCCTCTGGTTTGATCTGTGGAGATGGATTGTGGATTCTCCCTTCCTCAATCCTTGCCCTGGCCAAGATTAATCCTCCAATCTGTATGAGCTTCTTGGCGACTTAG
- the LOC117933441 gene encoding ATPase family AAA domain-containing protein 1-A-like: MVENDGWRCKAQNPEPSPQTTSPLNPNFLFHCHIKKLRKTTRKIPQKTHKAKGEIISGMGETRFLQELVLYAASAALSCLVLFAGLRHLDPNRESSKKALEHRKEIAKRLGRPLIQTNSYEDVIACDVINPDHIDVEFDSIGGLETIKQALVELVILPLRRPELFSHGKLLGPQKGVLLYGPPGTGKTMLAKAIAKESGAVFINVRISNLMSKWFGDAQKLVAAVFSLAYKLQPAIIFIDEVDTFLGQRRTTDHEAMANMKTEFMALWDGFTTDQNARVMVLAATNRPSELDEAILRRLPQAFEIGIPDRRERVEILKVVLKGEKVADDINYDRIASLCEGYTGSDILELCKKAAYFPIRELLDDEKNGKPSPAPRPLSQLDLEKVLATSRKTKVAASEYTGLNPQSSGWSGNREPDDYQVQSAIGELSKLVLSQIMNLQSDAQDP; this comes from the exons ATGGTAGAAAATGATGGGTGGAGGTGCAAAGCTCAG AACCCAGAGCCTTCCCCTCAAACGACATCTCCCTTGAACCCTAACTTCCTTTTCCATTGCCACATCAAAAAACTGAGAAAAACCACAAGAAAAATCCCCCAAAAAACCCACAAAGCAAAAGGAGAAATAATCAGTGGAATGGGAGAGACTCGGTTCTTGCAAGAACTGGTTCTCTATGCAGCCAGTGCTGCTCTGAGCTGTTTGGTGTTGTTTGCGGGGCTTCGACATCTGGACCCGAACCGAGAATCCTCCAAAAAAGCCCTTGAACACAGGAAGGAAATCGCCAAGCGCTTGGGTCGACCCCTCATTCAAACCAATTCATATGAG GATGTAATAGCCTGTGATGTCATAAACCCTGACCATATTGATGTGGAATTTGATTCCATTGGAGGATTGGAAACCATTAAACAAGCATTAGTTGAACTGGTAATTCTTCCGCTACGAAGACCTGAGCTGTTTTCACATGGGAAGCTTCTGGGTCCCCAGAAAGGAGTCTTGTTATATGGACCCCCTGGCACTGGAAAGACCATGCTGGCCAAAGCTATTGCAAAGGAGTCTGGAGCCGTTTTTATTAATGTGAGGATATCAAACTTAATGAGCAAATGGTTCGGTGATGCGCAAAAACTTG TGGCTGCTGTATTTAGCTTGGCTTACAAACTCCAACCTGCTATTATCTTCATTGACGAGGTTGATACTTTTTTGGGTCAGCGCCGGACAACAGACCATGAAGCAATGGCAAACATGAAAACTGAGTTCATGGCTTTATGGGATGGTTTTACCACTGATC AGAATGCTAGGGTGATGGTCCTTGCTGCTACTAATCGTCCATCGGAACTTGATGAAGCAATTCTTCGACGTCTTCCTCAGGCCTTTGAGATTGGGATACCGGATCGCAGAGAGAGGGTGGAGATACTGAAGGTGGTTTTGAAGGGTGAGAAGGTAGCAGATGACATCAACTATGACCGCATTGCTAGCTTGTGTGAGGGGTACACTGGTTCAGATATTCTTGAGCTCTGCAAGAAAGCAGCCTATTTTCCTATCAGGGAGCTACTAGATGACGAGAAGAATGGGAAGCCATCTCCT GCACCACGGCCATTGTCACAGTTGGATCTGGAGAAAGTTCTTGCCACATCTAGAAAGACAAAGGTTGCTGCAAGTGAATACACTGGTTTGAACCCACAATCATCGGGGTGGTCAGGGAATAGGGAGCCAGATGATTATCAGGTTCAATCTGCAATTGGTGAGCTCTCTAAGCTTGTGCTCTCTCAAATTATGAACCTTCAATCAGATGCCCAAGACCCTTAA
- the LOC117934201 gene encoding AAA-ATPase At2g46620-like: MILSDSIPFLLAFAATFLILRLLLKTSVILIVRKWVRSLGDMCYVWQCYRVPQYNQLLQENELYRKLSAYINSLASVEDSDFANLVTGSRSNDVVLSLDPNQTVFDSYLGARVAWTNVVGESDGRRCFVLRIRKKDKRRILRPYLQHILAKYEEFERELKLYINCESRRLSDGRWRSVPFTHQATMETVAMDSDLKSKVKSDLELFLKSKQYYQRLGRVWKRSYLLHGAPGTGKSSFVAAMAKLLCYDVYDVDLSQVSDDADLKLLLLQTTPRSLILIEDLDRFLIDKSTTVSLPGVLNFMDGVLSCCGEERVMVFTMNSPDQIDPTVLRPGRIDVHVQFGLCDFSSFKMLADSHLGIKEHRLFPQVEEIFQTGASLCPAEIGEIMTSNRNSATRALKSVINALQTNTANKIRLTQSSSGRSTEESAEPGGVICRESVHTVREFRKLYGLLRRSGRKEEPLDLGSTDKDAPKNGS, from the coding sequence ATGATTCTTTCCGATTCAATCCCGTTCCTTCTCGCATTCGCCGCCACCTTCTTGATTCTCCGTCTGCTACTCAAAACTTCTGTGATTCTTATCGTTAGAAAATGGGTTCGGTCTCTGGGGGACATGTGCTATGTGTGGCAGTGCTATAGGGTTCCGCAGTACAATCAGCTTTTGCAGGAAAATGAACTGTATCGGAAGCTTTCGGCTTACATCAACTCTTTGGCTTCAGTGGAGGATTCTGATTTTGCGAACCTTGTGACTGGTTCTAGatcaaacgacgtcgttttgtcTCTGGACCCGAACCAGACTGTTTTTGATAGTTACCTTGGCGCCAGAGTCGCGTGGACGAACGTCGTTGGAGAATCGGACGGTCGGAGATGTTTTGTGTTGCGGATTAGGAAGAAGGATAAGCGTAGGATTCTCCGTCCGTACCTTCAGCACATACTGGCTAAATATGAGGAGTTTGAGAGAGAATTGAAGCTGTACATCAACTGCGAGAGTCGTCGGTTGAGCGATGGACGGTGGAGATCTGTTCCGTTCACGCATCAAGCGACGATGGAAACTGTGGCGATGGACTCCGATCTCAAGAGCAAGGTGAAGTCTGATCTCGAGCTCTTCCTCAAATCGAAGCAGTACTACCAAAGGCTCGGCCGTGTTTGGAAACGGAGTTACCTCCTTCACGGTGCGCCCGGCACCGGAAAATCGAGCTTCGTCGCCGCCATGGCGAAACTCCTGTGCTACGACGTCTACGATGTGGACCTCTCTCAGGTCTCCGACGATGCCGATCTCAAGCTCCTCCTTCTGCAAACCACACCCCGGTCGTTGATCCTGATTGAGGATCTCGACCGGTTCCTGATCGATAAATCAACGACCGTCAGCCTCCCCGGCGTGCTGAACTTCATGGACGGAGTACTCTCGTGCTGCGGCGAGGAGCGCGTGATGGTATTCACAATGAACAGCCCAGATCAAATCGATCCAACGGTCCTAAGACCCGGCAGAATCGACGTTCACGTACAGTTCGGCCTCTGCGATTTCTCATCGTTCAAAATGTTAGCCGATAGCCACCTAGGAATCAAAGAGCACCGGCTTTTCCCTCAGGTCGAAGAGATTTTCCAGACCGGAGCGAGTCTCTGCCCAGCCGAGATAGGCGAAATCATGACATCAAATCGGAATTCCGCGACCCGGGCCCTCAAATCGGTTATCAACGCATTGCAAACCAACACAGCCAATAAAATTCGGTTGACTCAAAGCTCGTCGGGCCGGTCCACAGAGGAGTCAGCTGAACCGGGTGGTGTGATTTGCAGGGAGAGCGTACACACAGTCAGGGAGTTTCGGAAACTCTACGGGCTCTTGAGGAGAAGTGGTAGAAAAG